One Clupea harengus chromosome 11, Ch_v2.0.2, whole genome shotgun sequence DNA window includes the following coding sequences:
- the rhbdl2 gene encoding rhomboid-related protein 2 isoform X2, translated as MEAIEIGEQDPFPVEREGRVRKKGEGADEVDGIGCCGKFQTSVSRWMLPEDLRSTYMERTNCCPPPIFIITISIVELAVFIYYAVWKPQKQWVTLGDGIWNSPLTYRPDLREQAWRFISYMFVHAGVQHIMGNLVMQLLLGIPLELVHKGFEVGMVYLAGVLAGSLASSIFDPLHALVGASGGVYALIGGYFMNAVVNYREMMPLLGIARITVILLIDHY; from the exons ATGGAGGCTATTGAGATTGGAGAGCAAGACCCCTttcctgtggagagagagggaagggtccGGAAGAAAGGTGAAGGTGCTGATGAGGTTGATGGCATTGGCTGCTGTGGAAAGTTCCAGACTTCTGTGTCTAGATGGATGCTTCCGGAAGACCTGCGCAGCACATATATGGAACGAACCAACTGCTGCCCCCCGCCTATCTTTATCATTACTATCAGCATCGTAGAG CTGGCGGTGTTTATATACTACGCGGTGTGGAAGCCGCAGAAGCAGTGGGTGACCCTGGGCGATGGCATCTGGAACAGTCCGCTGACGTACAGGCCTGATCTGAGGGAACAGGCCTGGAGGTTTATCTCCTATATGTTTGTCCACGCAGG cGTGCAGCACATCATGGGTAACCTGGTCATGCAGCTTCTACTGGGCATCCCCCTGGAGCTGGTGCACAAGGGCTTCGAGGTTGGCATGGTCTACCTGGCCGGAGTACTTGCAG GATCTCTGGCGAGCTCCATCTTTGACCCTCTCCATGCGCTAGTGGGGGCTTCGGGAGGGGTCTACGCCCTCATTGGGGGCTACTTCATGAACGCGGTGGTG aaTTACAGAGAGATGATGCCTCTCTTAGGAATAGCCCGTATAACAGTAATCTTGCTCATTG ATCATTATTGA
- the akirin1 gene encoding akirin-1 — protein sequence MACGATLKRSMEFEALLSPQSPKRRRCSPLPGTTGTPSPQRCNLRPPTDSPSLSMSPQSMGGEQRLTPEQIFQNIRQEYSRYQRRRQLEGAFNQSEACSSSEGQSPNPALMSPSSPPGASSVKKDQPSFTLRQVGYLCERILKDHEEKIREEYEKILNTKLAEQYESFVKFTQDQIMRKYGARPASYVS from the exons ATGGCGTGTGGAGCAACGTTAAAACGTTCCATGGAGTTTGAGGCCCTGCTTAGTCCTCAGTCCCCTAAGCGAAGAAGGTGCAGTCCATTACCGGGGACCACTGGAACTCCGTCTCCTCAAAGATGCAATCTTCGCCCACCAACAGACAGTCCTTCGCTTTCTATGTCACCTCAGTCAatgggaggagaacagaggctTACTCCTG AGCAGATCTTCCAGAACATTCGGCAGGAGTATAGCCGCTACCAGAGGCGACGGCAGTTGGAGGGTGCCTTCAACCAAAGCGAAGCCTGCAGCTCCAGTGAAGGCCAGAGCCCCAACCCTGCGCTCATGTCTCCCAGCTCCCCCCCTG GTGCCTCGTCTGTGAAGAAGGATCAGCCATCATTCACGCTGCGACAGGTTGGCTATCTGTGTGAGCGCATACTAAAAGACCACGAGGAGAAGATCCGCGAAGAGTACGAAAAGATTCTCAACACAAAACTCGCAG AACAATATGAATCCTTTGTGAAATTCACGCAAGACCAGATCATGCGAAAGTACGGCGCCCGACCCGCCAGCT ATGTCTCTTGA
- the cnr2 gene encoding cannabinoid receptor 2 — protein sequence MSCEKCNLLFDMYHPSFHSHIASANESFGGLDRYHVLTEPERKAIGSICLLAGPITLLENVLVLGVISSSAMLRQRPSYLFIASLALADALASCFFTTSFLDFHLFQRRDGPAAYLFKLGGVTMSFTGSVGSLLLTALDRYLCISQVSNYKVLMTRQRALLGMLSLWTVTTIISFLPLMGWRCPTERSSPCSHLFPYVDHRYMACWVSFILVVLLLIVVSYALILWKAHQHEASVNRSQGPSVTQRMRMDIHLARTLSLILVIMVGCWLPALSFMLTDVSVSLSHDQQRAFAFCSTLCLVNSSVNPLLYALRCRELRAVLCRMLGRLCVSWGSGNGSGGQCKGERSSYSLAVDNEERTSRDAGATLQSVCEGMDQTQHNNTTEQLGSQCDRH from the coding sequence ATGTCTTgtgaaaaatgtaatttattatTTGACATGTATCATCCTTCTTTTCATTCACACATTGCTTCAGCAAATGAGTCATTTGGAGGATTGGACAGATATCATGTGCTCACGGAGCCAGAGCGGAAGGCCATAGGCTCTATCTGTCTACTGGCCGGTCCCATCACCCTCCTGGAGAATGTCCTGGTGCTGGGCGTGATCTCCTCCAGTGCCATGCTGCGCCAGCGGCCTTCCTACCTGTTCATCGCCAGCCTAGCACTGGCTGATGCCTTAGCCAGCTGCTTCTTCACCACCAGCTTCCTCGATTTCCACCTCTTCCAGCGACGCGATGGTCCGGCCGCGTACCTTTTCAAGCTCGGGGGAGTCACCATGTCCTTCACAGGCTCGGTGGGCAGCCTGCTTCTCACAGCGCTGGACCGCTACCTCTGCATCTCCCAGGTGTCCAACTACAAGGTGCTGATGACGCGCCAACGAGCCTTGCTGGGGATGCTGTCTCTCTGGACTGTGACCACCATCATCTCCTTCTTACCTCTGATGGGCTGGAGGTGCCCGACTGAGCGAAGCTCTCCCTGCTCGCACCTCTTCCCCTACGTGGACCACCGCTACATGGCCTGCTGGGTAAGCTTCATCCTGGTGGTGCTCCTGCTCATCGTGGTGTCTTACGCTCTCATTCTGTGGAAGGCCCACCAGCATGAGGCATCGGTCAATCGATCGCAGGGGCCGTCGGTGACACAGCGCATGCGGATGGACATCCACCTTGCACGGACGCTGAGTCTCATCCTGGTGATCATGGTGGGCTGCTGGCTACCAGCGCTTTCCTTCATGCTCACTGATGTATCTGTGAGTCTCAGCCATGACCAGCAGAGGGCCTTCGCTTTCTGCAGCACTCTCTGCCTGGTCAACTCTTCCGTCAACCCCCTGTTGTATGCGCTGCGATGCAGGGAGTTGAGAGCAGTGCTGTGTCGAATGTTGGGGCGGctctgtgtgtcctggggcTCTGGGAATGGTTCAGGTGGTCAgtgcaagggagagaggagcagctATAGCTTAGCTGTCGACAACGAGGAAAGAACCTCCAGGGATGCTGGGGCGACCTTACAGTCCGTGTGTGAAGGGATGGACCAGacacagcacaacaacacaactgAACAATTGGGGAGTCAATGTGACAGACATTGA
- the rhbdl2 gene encoding rhomboid-related protein 2 isoform X1, which translates to MEAIEIGEQDPFPVEREGRVRKKGEGADEVDGIGCCGKFQTSVSRWMLPEDLRSTYMERTNCCPPPIFIITISIVELAVFIYYAVWKPQKQWVTLGDGIWNSPLTYRPDLREQAWRFISYMFVHAGVQHIMGNLVMQLLLGIPLELVHKGFEVGMVYLAGVLAGSLASSIFDPLHALVGASGGVYALIGGYFMNAVVNYREMMPLLGIARITVILLIVGTDIGFALYRRFLSDEAGMQVKKTHTHTTNIESAKVCVCVCVCVCFP; encoded by the exons ATGGAGGCTATTGAGATTGGAGAGCAAGACCCCTttcctgtggagagagagggaagggtccGGAAGAAAGGTGAAGGTGCTGATGAGGTTGATGGCATTGGCTGCTGTGGAAAGTTCCAGACTTCTGTGTCTAGATGGATGCTTCCGGAAGACCTGCGCAGCACATATATGGAACGAACCAACTGCTGCCCCCCGCCTATCTTTATCATTACTATCAGCATCGTAGAG CTGGCGGTGTTTATATACTACGCGGTGTGGAAGCCGCAGAAGCAGTGGGTGACCCTGGGCGATGGCATCTGGAACAGTCCGCTGACGTACAGGCCTGATCTGAGGGAACAGGCCTGGAGGTTTATCTCCTATATGTTTGTCCACGCAGG cGTGCAGCACATCATGGGTAACCTGGTCATGCAGCTTCTACTGGGCATCCCCCTGGAGCTGGTGCACAAGGGCTTCGAGGTTGGCATGGTCTACCTGGCCGGAGTACTTGCAG GATCTCTGGCGAGCTCCATCTTTGACCCTCTCCATGCGCTAGTGGGGGCTTCGGGAGGGGTCTACGCCCTCATTGGGGGCTACTTCATGAACGCGGTGGTG aaTTACAGAGAGATGATGCCTCTCTTAGGAATAGCCCGTATAACAGTAATCTTGCTCATTG TGGGAACAGATATTGGCTTTGCGCTCTACAGAAGATTTCTGAGTGATGAAGCTGGTATgcaggtaaaaaaaacacatactcacactacAAACATAGAAAgtgccaaggtgtgtgtgtgtgtgtgtgtgtgtgtgtgttttccctaa